A genomic stretch from Erigeron canadensis isolate Cc75 chromosome 9, C_canadensis_v1, whole genome shotgun sequence includes:
- the LOC122581359 gene encoding 60S ribosomal protein L13a-4-like, with protein sequence MVNGSGICAKEVVVDGRHHMLGRLSSILAKELLNGQRVSVVRCEEICLSGGLVRQKMKYQRFKRKRMNTKPSHGPIHFRAPSKILWRTIRGMIPHKTKRGAAALARLKVYEGVPTPYNRKKRMVIPDALKVLRLTAGHKYCLLGQLSSEVGWNHYETIKDLEKKRKEKAQIVYERKKELNKLQEKAEKAAEEKLGAQLEILAPVTY encoded by the exons ATGGTGAACGGGTCAGGAATCTGCGCAAAGGAAGTGGTGGTGGACGGGCGTCACCACATGCTTGGCCGCCTATCTTCGATTCTAGCCAAGGAACTGCTAAATGGGCAGCGAGTGAGTGTCGTCAGATGTGAAGAAATATGTCTGTCGGGTGGTCTTGTCAGACAGAAAATGAAGTATCAGCGGTTTAAAAGGAAACGCATGAATACTAAACCTTCTCATGGTCCTATTCATTTTCGTGCTCCTTCTAAGATCCTTTGGAGAACCATCagagg CATGATTCCACACAAGACCAAGCGTGGAGCTGCTGCACTCGCAAGGTTGAAGGTTTACGAAGGAGTCCCTACTCCTTACAACAGAAAGAAAAGGATGGTCATTCCTGATGCCCTGAA GGTATTGAGGTTAACTGCTGGCCATAAGTACTGCTTGCTTGGACAGCTCTCATCTGAAGTTGGATGGAATCATTACGAGACAATCAAG GATCTTGAGAagaagaggaaagagaaagCCCAAATTGTGTATGAACGTAAGAAGGAACTCAACAAATTGCAAGAAAAGGCAGAGAAAGCTGCTGAGGAGAAACTTGGTGCCCAACTTGAAATTCTTGCTCCGGTTACCTACTAA